One window of the Candidatus Baltobacteraceae bacterium genome contains the following:
- a CDS encoding alpha/beta fold hydrolase, translating to MGIDLIRVHAQHNDVAVLTYEPRRPRNVSIVAGHGYSSSKHNLDLLCYFLSAQGFRVYNLDFPGHKLGASGGELRGIEDCVDAMNAVVARAREDADVSLYTLGHSMGAMTALFVAAADSSIAGAVSIATGYGWSPAVSSLLAAASTDFRSSYVDGVELPVLFADAQAWYARLLPQLAGRPVLYIAAARDAMVSLSTVRELYDRAPEPKSFVTIESDHTYAGEHAKGEVLQWLNHRHPRA from the coding sequence GTGGGTATCGACCTCATCCGCGTGCACGCGCAGCACAACGACGTGGCCGTGTTGACGTACGAGCCGCGACGGCCGCGCAACGTGAGCATCGTTGCCGGCCACGGCTATTCGTCGAGCAAGCACAATTTGGATCTGCTCTGTTACTTTCTTTCCGCGCAGGGGTTTCGAGTCTACAACCTCGATTTTCCAGGTCATAAACTCGGCGCCAGCGGCGGTGAACTCCGCGGTATCGAAGACTGCGTCGATGCAATGAACGCGGTGGTCGCCCGAGCGCGCGAAGACGCAGACGTGTCGCTCTACACGCTCGGTCACAGCATGGGCGCGATGACCGCGCTCTTCGTCGCGGCCGCGGATTCTTCGATTGCGGGCGCGGTCTCGATCGCGACCGGCTACGGTTGGTCGCCGGCGGTCTCCTCGCTGCTTGCAGCCGCGTCTACCGACTTCCGTTCTTCGTACGTCGACGGTGTCGAGCTGCCGGTGCTCTTCGCAGATGCGCAGGCATGGTATGCGCGGCTTTTACCGCAGCTGGCGGGACGCCCGGTCTTGTACATCGCCGCCGCGCGCGATGCGATGGTCTCGCTCTCGACCGTTCGCGAGCTCTACGACCGAGCCCCCGAGCCCAAGAGCTTTGTGACGATCGAAAGCGATCACACCTACGCGGGCGAACACGCCAAGGGTGAAGTGTTGCAATGGCTGAACCACCGGCACCCACGCGCCTAA